In Fluviicola sp., the sequence CGGTATTCTTTCGGGAAGTAAGGTAAGTGGAAAACTCCCACCTGGCAGCCAACCTGTATTCCCTGGGCGATCTTCTCATCCAGGAAACGGGTTGCTTCCTTCGGGTCTTTGAATTTTCTGCGTTCTACTTTGACATCCAGCGCCTTGCAGGTGCGTTTGAAGATAGCGCCCGGCATGGTTCGGAATGAAATAGCCGGTCCGTTGTTTACCTTCATAAACGGAATATGGATGTAGAACAACCCGGAACCCATACCAAAAGCCAGCGGCTCGGTCATAAAGTCCACCCCATGATGCTGTAATAAACTCATGGTCACCCCATTTTCACAATGGGCAGTTTGGTGATGAATAAATTCGGACACTAAGCTTTAAAATTTTTGAGTTCGTCAACGGAAATTTCAAATGCATCGGCATAGCGTTTTAAGGTGCTATCGCTCAATCCTTTGAACCCGTTTGGTTTTAAATGTCTTTTGATGCGGAATTTCCAGATCCCGGTGTAACCGGAAAGGACGGTAAAATCCATCAGTTTTTCTTCCATGAAGTAAAGAATAGGACTTGCCAGGCCTTTTTTGATCTGTTCGCGCGCATCCTGTGTTCTTCGTTCAATTTCTTTCCATGCTTCGTCCAAAGCCACCTTTTTGGCTTCCCAGCCCGTACTTAATTCCGTGTCGTACTGACCGTCTTCGTTCTTCACATAACAAACCTCTCTTGTAAAATTTTCAAGAGCACTTTTATCCTGTGGAACTTCAGACTTTTTCATTTAACACACCGTTAAGTAAGCAAATACGTAAGAAAAACGTGAACTTTCAGGAACTGCAAGCATGATTGTATCACCCACTTTCAATTTCCCGCTGTTGAACAATTCGTCTACCATCAGGTAGATTGATCCTGCACCCACGTTTCCATGAGTCGCCAGGTTGGAGAACCAACGCTCTTTCGGAATTTCCATCCCGTTGTCAGCCAACTCTCTGTAAATCTTGTCTTCAAAGAAATAACTCGACATGTGCGGAAGGTACCACGTTATATCATCTGCAGTCAAATTCTTTGAATCAAGAGCGCTTTTCAACTTTTTGAACCCAAGCTTCACGATGTACTCGTCCAGTAATTTAACGTCCTGTTTGATACTCAGGATCGATTTTTCGATCATATCCTGTGGTTCGTAATCCATGTAGCTTTTCAGCGTACCGTCTGCCATTTTTTCGGAAGCCATGTACATACATGCTTCGATTTCGTTAGCAAAAGAAATTCCTTCTACCCAATCGATGCGCAATGAAAGCCCTTCCGTGCTCTTTTTGTCTTCCAGCAGGAAAACACCGGCACCGTCCGATAGCATCCAGCGAAGGAAATCTTTGTCGAATGACAAATAAGGATTTTCTTCCAGTTCTACCAGTTTTTGGATTTCCAACTCAAACTTATCGGAACTTAAAACGCGTGACAAACGTTCGGATCCTGAAGTGATTGCTTTTTGGCTCATCCCTGATTTAATAGCCATGTAGGCGTATTTCATCGCGTGCATACCCGAACAGCAAACTCCCGACGGAGAAACTACTTCGATATTTCGCGTTTCAGGAAGCCATCCGTGAACCATTACGCCATGTGAAGGCATCATTTGGTCCGGAGATGACGTTCCGCAGCTAAGCAAATCCACTTCCTTGATCTCTTCGGGATTGTTCTTAAACAAATTGCGAATGGCTAATGAAACCATTTCGGAATTGGTGTGCGTCGGTGTCCCGTCTTTGCGAATTGCATAATAGCGGTTTTTGATCCCGTTATTGCGCAAAACAATTCTTCTCGATTTAGACGCGCGGTCATTAATTAGTCCCAGGTAATCTTCCATTTCCTCATTTGAAATGGGATCATTCGGTAAAAATGATGCCGTACGTGTAATGTATACTTCCTTCAAACTCATTCCTATCTCAATTGAGTGCCTCTGTAATATGCTAATTCGCGTTTAATATGTTGTCCTTTAAAGGGGCGTACAAAGATATGATATATCGTTAAAACAATTGGCGAAACGATAAATAAAGCGAAAATCAAATAGTACTTAAAGAAGTTGACCCAGAATTTGCGGTTCCCTCCCTTCGCCGTTTTCTTTGTAATCAGGTTTGCCCAGATCCTGAAAAGCATTTTTGCCCGTGATTCTATGAAAAGAATCGAAACCGGAATAACAACTCCGCCCCTGGCAACAAGCTCTTGCTGGAATTGAGCTTCCTGGCCCGTATTTAATTTC encodes:
- a CDS encoding beta-ketoacyl-ACP synthase III; the encoded protein is MSLKEVYITRTASFLPNDPISNEEMEDYLGLINDRASKSRRIVLRNNGIKNRYYAIRKDGTPTHTNSEMVSLAIRNLFKNNPEEIKEVDLLSCGTSSPDQMMPSHGVMVHGWLPETRNIEVVSPSGVCCSGMHAMKYAYMAIKSGMSQKAITSGSERLSRVLSSDKFELEIQKLVELEENPYLSFDKDFLRWMLSDGAGVFLLEDKKSTEGLSLRIDWVEGISFANEIEACMYMASEKMADGTLKSYMDYEPQDMIEKSILSIKQDVKLLDEYIVKLGFKKLKSALDSKNLTADDITWYLPHMSSYFFEDKIYRELADNGMEIPKERWFSNLATHGNVGAGSIYLMVDELFNSGKLKVGDTIMLAVPESSRFSYVFAYLTVC